A stretch of the Bacillus anthracis str. Vollum genome encodes the following:
- a CDS encoding winged helix-turn-helix transcriptional regulator yields MNNIDPVELTKGLPGIPCPIAKTLDVIRTKWTFLIIRDLLIEGTLRFSDLQKSMDGISPKTLSLRLKELESQGIITRKVYPEVPPRVEYTLTDKGKQLEGIFIELKRFGLSL; encoded by the coding sequence ATGAACAATATAGATCCAGTTGAATTAACGAAAGGTTTACCTGGCATACCTTGTCCCATCGCTAAAACGCTTGATGTAATTCGTACAAAATGGACGTTTTTAATCATTCGCGACCTTCTTATCGAAGGAACATTACGCTTTAGTGATTTACAAAAATCAATGGACGGGATTAGCCCGAAAACATTATCGCTTCGACTAAAAGAATTAGAGTCTCAAGGCATTATAACGAGAAAAGTATATCCAGAAGTTCCGCCTCGTGTAGAGTACACATTAACGGATAAAGGAAAGCAATTAGAGGGGATATTTATTGAATTAAAACGGTTTGGATTAAGTTTATAA
- a CDS encoding ester cyclase — MGVKKLFGFLSLFVICIVLVACGVEEKTEVQLLKEMPKAKTMTIDPSLSKMEATEMVHAAQRFYAFWDTGKEELLSQTVTKDFFDNTLPKGRSQGIEGLKFAAQNFRKVVPDIHCKIEDLLVVGDKVTARLSFSGTHNGKKINFFAIDILHVKDGKITEDWHLEDNLTLKQQLGLINEE; from the coding sequence ATGGGGGTAAAAAAGTTGTTTGGATTTCTTAGTTTGTTTGTTATTTGTATTGTGCTTGTAGCATGTGGCGTGGAGGAAAAAACTGAAGTCCAGTTATTAAAAGAAATGCCAAAGGCAAAAACAATGACAATCGATCCTTCACTAAGTAAAATGGAAGCGACCGAAATGGTTCATGCAGCGCAGCGTTTTTATGCATTTTGGGATACAGGTAAAGAGGAGCTTCTTTCGCAGACTGTTACGAAAGATTTTTTTGATAATACGTTGCCAAAAGGGCGATCACAAGGCATTGAAGGGTTAAAGTTTGCAGCGCAAAATTTTCGTAAAGTTGTGCCTGATATACATTGCAAGATTGAAGACTTATTGGTTGTTGGTGATAAAGTAACAGCTCGTCTTTCTTTTTCAGGAACGCATAACGGTAAGAAAATTAATTTTTTTGCAATTGACATTTTACATGTGAAAGACGGAAAGATTACGGAAGACTGGCATTTAGAAGATAATCTTACGTTGAAACAGCAACTTGGGTTAATAAACGAGGAATAG
- a CDS encoding NAD(P)H-dependent oxidoreductase, translating to MKNIFIINGHEKYGTKEGRLNKTLVDHMVTVLSENHQVKTTTIQDGYNIKEEQDKFLWADVVIYQTPIYWFSVPGLFKTYMDEVYEYGLFFKGADEYGTGGLLTEKEYMFSTTWNAPENSFGDKTKFFEGESLESTLSHLHRVQKFLGMSPLKSFACYDVVKNPDIEQYLLNLKDHLDEVIK from the coding sequence ATGAAAAATATATTTATTATAAATGGACATGAAAAATACGGTACAAAGGAAGGACGATTAAATAAAACGTTAGTAGATCATATGGTGACGGTATTAAGCGAGAACCATCAAGTGAAAACAACAACGATTCAAGATGGATACAATATAAAAGAAGAACAAGATAAATTTTTATGGGCTGATGTTGTGATTTATCAAACACCTATTTATTGGTTTAGTGTTCCAGGATTATTTAAAACGTATATGGATGAAGTGTATGAATACGGTTTGTTCTTTAAAGGTGCAGATGAATATGGAACAGGTGGTTTATTAACAGAGAAAGAGTATATGTTCTCTACAACTTGGAATGCACCTGAAAATTCATTTGGAGATAAGACGAAGTTCTTTGAAGGGGAAAGTCTAGAATCAACGCTTAGTCATTTACACCGCGTGCAGAAGTTTCTTGGGATGAGTCCGTTAAAGAGTTTTGCTTGTTATGATGTGGTGAAGAATCCGGATATTGAGCAATATTTATTGAACTTGAAAGATCACTTAGATGAAGTAATTAAATAA